From the genome of Watersipora subatra chromosome 9, tzWatSuba1.1, whole genome shotgun sequence:
GTCCCGTGCGcctgagagatcatcaagtgtggATAATCAGTATGTGTGCTGCGAGGTGCGTGACGCTGCGAGGTGCGTGACGCTGCGAGATGCGTGACGCTGCGAGGTGCGTGACGCTGCGAGATGCGTGACGCTGCGAGGTGCATGACGCTGCGAGGTACGTGTTGCTGCGAGGTGCGTGACGCTGCGAGGTGCGTGACGCTGCGAGGTGCGTGACGCTGCAAGGTGCGTGACGCTGCGAGATGCGTGACGCTGCGAGGTGCGTGACGCTGCGAGGTGCGTGATGCTGCGAGGTGGTCATGTGATGCAGTAGTAGTGCACTTGGCTGCgaatggctcttattatagtaaagattaatgaTAACACTTACTACAGCTCATGTTGTACCCTCAGCTTGACCTTGCTTCCCGGCATCCTTACCCTTTGACCAATGGAAGTATCAGTGAAAGTATTGCACACTAACTATAGTTGGATAGTGCAAGCTTACAGGATATGATCATTCTTGTTGTTGGCTGGCCTTGTAATTCGATCTCGTATCATAGAGCATTTGACCTTTCATTTTAGATTACTTGACCTCCTGTGCTAGAACACTTGACTTCCTGTGCTAGACCCTTTGACCTTGACAGGCTTGTGACAAACTTGACAGTCTTGTGAAAATTGTTCCCTTTCTTAAGTTGAAAAGAGTAGAAGTTTCCTTTATCTGATTATTTCCTGTATTGTAAGTAGCTCTCTATGTGTGCTACAGATTATACAATTCCTCCTGACGTGTTGTGTTATCATTCATTTttgcttttaattattaattattataattattaatctAAAAAACTATAGTATTTTTAACCCTACATCATGAGtcataatattacaaaataacaaaatttattatgtaaaactCTAAGTGAAGGGATCACAAAGTTGTTACTGTGTATATCAATAATTACGGGCTGTTTTAGAGACCAGTATAACTtgaagcttaaaggttgacttgcaacaaaattcacattacagttatttggtatcaaaacattcaccatgtcttactctgctgtgttgtaggtgcaaaatatgtggaaatgtgattacaagctcaacAACGAACAGGCGTTTTCgtcgccatcacgaaaacgccgtaggttggaatcaatttatttctccgATGTACTCAAacaatttgattattgttttgacacgtgatgttatcacgtaaattgaaaggccaataaaagactcCATATAAagcgtctcgtagcactagtttatgacaaacatttcggggTTTTACcgaaagcctgtatcaaatatagatgctcactactttgctgttttgtttcagcctggtctaatcatctagtcgtaatctgatcacgtgacccatacttcctgccaaacagcacgaataatttctgcagcattttccgactatcacaggtgaccaacaggctcgtcatgtttatcagacaatgatatgtactccttcaagctaaggttaaaaaagtaGACGAATTTTTatagtaggttttgagatatcagtgctcaaagtgacagcattacaatgatgatgaaatagatgtgtaaggacaatagacatggttttattgaatgcgagaagtatatttgtgaaacttatttcaacgaatgaggttgcatgaaagtgtaaacagaagccatcttgttcagctacgtcccatttgagccgttttgaaaagggatactaatctacggcgttttcgtgatgacggtgattaattgtttgtttttaagcttctaagagcttgtaatcaaatgtccacatattttgcacctacaacacagcagagtaagacgtggtgaatcttttgataccaaataactgtattgggaactttgttgcaagtcagcctttaagGCATTCTCAAGTGCATTTATGAATGATAGCTAGTTCATACTGATTCCCCATAGTTCACTAGTCTGCTAAAGTCCTAATAATGTCTATACTACTTTGTCACACACGCATGTAACGCATACTCTTTGCTATCTATTGGCTTATTTTGCAGTTCTCTTTGTTTATTACTTTTTCAAGGTTGAACTAATTAGGTATAattgggtcgcggtcacagaaaccatggttaagtcacaaatcacgaagttgagttatccgactttgaagttacactaactgaatttataatattggtaacgatttttgtaacacgtgcatctggaGTCCAGATGCAGATTCAGATTGCAGATTCTGGACCAGAAGATGCAGATGCAAGATACAGATtttggaccaatcaaagagtgatctttttTAATCTtaagtcagtttagataataaatgtctaCAACCATCGGGAAAAaaccttaaaaccgttgctatgctaaacaggaagtactgaaaaatggcgtccgataaacATAATCGTTTTtgtttgccgattttaaagataattctgacattttggacacttataatgagtactttggtattccaactgatgtcaaaagcagtgaaagtaaagggagtgacaattatatattcctaacgattcttataagattactacaatatttaattataagaataattactcaattttataagatttaattataacaataattattcgaatttacaagatcgaagtatatagtgactgatggtgtgcaatattttaatgttattatttttttaaagattttcttGATCATTCTATGGCTGTGCCCAAAATCGCTGTattgccaagccgtttttaatatctgcaaaattaagaaatatattttctttatagatatacagctatttctatgatgaccagctaaaatctgtttatattttaaattcagCGTATTGttttggatataaatacagaaatctagataaatatcacaacttgttgatattggttgctatgacgttttgaaatgtaaactaaattgtgcattggttttcgtttctccaactttaacaccagttttctcagaactatgtttttgcactaatggtaaacgtgcatacagtttattgaccataaaatatgctgtaattaagctagaatcaagattttctgcaaaataactgtgagaattttccCCTTCTGCTAAtatagataactccaaatcttataatcccgacttaaccatggtttctgtgatcatgacataTGCTGTCAGCTTACAGCCATCATACAATGCTGAATCTCACCCGATGAGGTACTTTCATATCATAAGATAAATAGAGAGCCAAAGTAAATTATGCCAGGTTATTGTGTGAAATCATGCCAGGTTATTGTGTGAAATCATGCCAGGTTATTGTGTGAAATCATGCCAAGTTATTGTGTGAAATCATGCCAGGTTATTGTGTGAAATCATTTAAATCTCGTTTCCGTTTAAAAATGTACTTGCACCAAATGTTAGTTGCTTCCGAAAGTATAAGTATTTGACTATCATTTGACATTCTTAGAGCATCAGATGAGCATACCCTCGGGCTATTAATGTAAATCTTGTAATGTAAAATTAATGTAAAGTATTAATGTAAATGTAATATATTACTGTGTGGCAGTTGCCACACTGACACCACTGCTCCACTGGTGgcaccacataaacatcctgtaattgaaaaaacaaatgtaataaatataagtatgtctgtatgtcgtatatccgtttgtcattccagctatagttattattaaaattgcCTAGCTGGGCAATGATGTtgacgcaatgtcattgcctaccggcatttaaagcttactaactagcttAATGAAACTTTTCAATGGCAATGTGGCAGGCCACTTAacaatggcctgccacttgctggagagttgcctgccagcaagtagtaagcaaatctcatcacttctcattgcttataagctgatttttaatacccgggcaatgccgggaggcacagctagtataaatatatatttctcaagttATGTCGATATGCATTCCGGCTacaggttttaaaattttggaataaagatTTCGTACCGAGGTAGATTCGATCTCAGACCCTGCCCTTCACCAATCTAACACcctacccactagactacaaaAATCGAGTTGTTAGCTTGCTAATATAAGTCATTaagacaaaacatttttctcatgatatgtagtttgaaagctagaatggcaaatgttgttatatgttaaatacaaatcaattttctgtccaaagacttttctattacccgggcaacgccgggtagcacagcttgtatatatacataggagactcaaagttaatGATAGATTTACTTCCCATCTTCACTTCTCCCATCTTTCTCTGCAGCATAATGCTGCTGgtgcctgtcagctctaaccataggcTGTCTGCCCAAAATTTAATCACCTGATGATCAGAAAACTTTGAGTCACCTTTGCTGGAACTAGAAGcattgtttaaatttaaattctgttgttcgtcaataaaagtGCGATCTAGTAATTCATTTAATTCTCCAATGTTGAGAATCtgtgagatcacagacaacacatTTTACTAGCGATAGCATTTATTGTggacatatatacataataatcgtgcggatgattggctaaagaagagattgTATATTTATAGCTCACGGACTCTTTTCATATACACTTACAATATACCTCACGAATAAAGCACCCATttgaatctgagcgtttcaaaaaatgatgtcattcaaacgcttatatctctggacagggctagcctacaatgacaaaaatgacatcaagttgtagctgatgttttagccttttattggtcttaatttcatttaaatGACCTCAATGGTGCAATCACGTCTTTAGTCAAAACTATTAactggagttgtctgcactttttgaaaattgtttgaCCTTTCCGTTGTTTTAATATTCCAAGAAAAAGCTACTAATTTAATGTTTGTATTCCCATATTCATGGTTATATCTGAGACATATATGTTGTATTCATGGTTATATCCGAGACTTATATGTCATATTCATGGTTATATCTGAGACTTATATGTTATATTCATGGTTATATCTGAGACTTATATGTCATATTCATGGTTATATCCGAGACTTATATGTCATATTCATGGTTATATCCGAGACTTATATGTACATTCATGGTTATATCCGAGACTTATATGTCATATTCATGGCTATATCCAAGACTTATATGTCGTATTCATGGTTATATCCGAGACTTATATGTCATATTCATGGCTATATCCAAGACTTATATGTCGTATTCATGGTTATATCCGAGACTTATATGTCATATTCATGGCTATATCCAAGACTTATATGTCGTATTCATGGTTATATCCGAGACTTATATGTCATATTCATGGCTATATCCAAGACTTATATGTCGTATTCATGGTTATATCTGAGACTTATATGTCATATTCATGGTTATATCTAAGACTTATATGTTGTACTCATGGTTATATCCGAGACTTATATGTCGTATTCATGGCTATATCTATATAGCTTGTAGCTGTGTAAAACCTTTTGAATAATATATGTCTTATTTAGAAACATGTTGTCGAAAGACTTTTACTAAATTTTACAGAATTTTCAAGATCTCAAAATTTGCTAAAAGCAAATATGTAATATGTTTAAACACATATGATTTATCCCTTGATCTGTGAAGGAGGAGTATGCCATAGACAAACAACGATGTGGAATAAAAAGGAGCTGACGAGACTACGCCAGTCATGTTGTTCTTATACATATTGTTGTCACTCATCTTGCAGCTATGACATAATATACAAGCAAGCTGTGAGCTCTGAGGACATGTACCTAGGGATGGGTAACAAGACACCAGCCACTGCTAGCTGTGAAGATATGGTGGTAAGTAAACTTTACTCAAACTGGAAAATCTTCAAACATTTTGTAATGTGTTGAAGCTATATTAATGTTTTTGATCTATGAAATTAATGACTGTGAATATGACTGTCATAGTAATGTTAGCTCATTGTGTTTGGTCTATATTGAATAGGCAACGTCATGACATTTCTTTGTGTGTCTCTCCCTACTTAGGTGAGACTGAAATACTGAAGATCGGTAAAACAATACTAATCACGCATTGACTACCTATATTACACTTACATCACTACTTTCATTACTACTTACTATACTTACATTACTACTTACTATACTTACATTACTACTTACTATACTTACATTACTACTTACTATACTTACATTACTACTTACTATACTTACATTACTACTTACTATACTTACATTACTACTTACTATACTTACATTACTACTTACTATACTTACATTACTACTTACTATACTTACATTACTACTTACTATACTTACATTACTACTTACTATACTTACATTACTACTTACTATACTTACATTATAGCATATGTCCATATTATAACCAGTTTGCTGCTTACTCTTTGTATTTATGCTTGGATAGCTCTATGGTGCTCATAGATATAGTTGTTTTCGTGTTTATGTCTGGATAGCTCTATGGTGCTCATAGATATGATTATGGCTTCGTTTTTATGGCTGGATAGCTCTATGGTGCTCATAGATATAGTTGTTTTCGTGTTTATGGCTGGATAGCTCTATGGTGGTCATAGATATGAATATGGCTTTGTGTTTATGGCTGGATAGCTCTATGGTGTTCATAGATATGAATATGGCTTTGTGTTTATGGCTGGATAGCTCCATGGTGCTCATAGATATGGTTACTTTTAGATAAATGTCAAACTACCTGGTACAGAGTTTAAAAGTATGAATGTAGATCTGACAGACAAACATCTTAGCATTCGTAGCCCCAAGTATCGACTCGGGCTCCATCTCCCACACCCGTGTGACAGCAAGCTCGGCAAGGCACAGTGGCTAAGCGAGACTCATATTCTCAAGATAACTGTGAAGCTAAAGAGGGAGTATGATATGTTTAACttttagtattcattcactcaTCTTTCCGTCCATAAAATACTAtgtctatatatttctcaaggcAAAAATATATGTCTAtgaaacagtaataataacattcATCTTGCATTGTTATAACAGGTAAGGAATGCTAAGGCAAGGCCTGCACCAttgtcataataataatattgatgtaATACAGTAGATAGTGCATGACTACTAGTAGAATAATGACTAGTTCATCTTAGGGATAATATCACATAACATATAGAATCAGATAATTatctttccatataaaataacatGGTCAAGCTTTAGGCAGTGCCTCAAGTCACGCTTGAAAGTAATGGTCTTGCTTCGTGTCTGGCCTAACCTTCGGCTTGGCTCGACACGACGTTGTACACGCTTCCATCATGATGACTCAAACCAGATTTCATTCTATCATTCACCTTCTGACATGCAAAAGTAGCTGGCAACATCAGGTGACCTCATCTCACGCGAACTTTACTCTTCCATCCTCCGATCCATCCTCCTCTTCTACAGGAATCATTGCTGATGCCATCAAGCCATCTGCTGACTGTTTTAGCTGAGTTACATGTGTAAATTCACATGGTTTGCTTATTGCAGATTTATTGGGTAAAGGGGTAACTTTTCTTTTAACTGATTTCTTTTTATCCTTCTTCGACTTTTTGTTATTGCGCAGATTCGGAttgttcaaaacatttttttcaggGTCTGATGTGCAGGTTTGAAAATAGTCGTAGAATGCTATGGCGCTTTTCTCGTCCTACAAAAAATAGAATACCATTTGTCAGCTGGAGTGTATATCTAAAAAGTGGTTATGTTTGTTTACTTGTTAGATATACACTGACGGAATAAATATACACTGCAGCTGACAAGACAGCTTTGAGCCTTCTACATTGTTAACCATTCAAGATCGGACTATGTTCAATCTACAGGCCTACCAGCTTAGGTACATAGACCAGAGTATAATCCTGAGTATATCATATTCACCATACACAGTGACTacagacctaccagctcatgtacACAGACCAGAGTATATCATATTCACCATACACAGTGACTACTgacctaccagctcatgtacacagaccagagtatatcatattcaccatatacagtgactacagacctaccagctcatgtacacagacctgagtatatcatattcaccatatacagtgactacagacctaccagctcatgtacacagaccagagtatatcatattcaccatatacagtgactacagacctaccagctcatgcACACAGACCAGAGTATATCATATTCACCATACACAGTGACTacagacctaccagctcatgtacACAGACCAGAGTATATCATATTCACCATACACAGTGACTacagacctaccagctcatgtacACAGACCAGAGTATATCATATTCACCATACACAGTGATTacagacctaccagctcatgtacacagaccagagtagatcatattcaccatatacagtgactacagacctaccagctcatgcacacagaccagagtatatcatattcaccatatacagtgactacagacctaccagctcatgtacacagaccagagtatatcatattcaccatatacAGTGATTacagacctaccagctcatgcagacagaccagagtatatcatattcaccatatacAGTGATTacagacctaccagctcatgcACACAGACCAGAGTATATCATATTCACCATACACAGTGATTacagacctaccagctcatgtacacagaccagagtatatcatattcaccatatacagtgactacagacctaccagctcatgtacACAGACCAGAGTATATCATATTCACCATACACAGTGACTACTgacctaccagctcatgtacACAGACCAGAGTATATCATATTCACCATACACAGTGACTACTgacctaccagctcatgtacacagaccagagtatatcatattcaccatatacagtgactacagacctaccagctcatgtacACAGACCAGAGTATATCATATTCACCATACACAGTGACTACTgacctaccagctcatgtacACAGACCAGAGTATATCATATTCACCATACACAGTGATTACTgacctaccagctcatgtacACAGACCAGAGTATATCATATTCACCATACACAGTGATTACTGACCTACCAGCTCATGCAGACAGACCAGAGTAtatcatattcaccatatacAGTGATTacagacctaccagctcatgtacACAGACCAGAGTAAATCATATTCACCATACACAGTGATTACTGACCTACCAGCTCATGCAGACAGACCAGAGTATATCATATTCACCATACACAGTGACTACTgacctaccagctcatgtacacagaccagagtatatcatattcaccatatacagtgactacagacctaccagctcatgtacACAGACCAGAGTATATCATATTCACCATACACAGTGACTACTgacctaccagctcatgtacACAGACCAGAGTATATCATATTCACCATACACAGTGACTACTgacctaccagctcatgtacacagaccagagtatatcatattcaccatatacagtgactacagacctaccagctcatgtacACAGACCAGAGTATATCATATTCACCATACACAGTGACTACTgacctaccagctcatgtacACAGACCAGAGTATATCATATTCACCATACACAGTGATTACTGACCTACCAGCTCATGCAGACAGACCAGAGTATATCATATTCACCATACACAGTGACTGcagacctaccagctcatgtacacagaccagagtatatcatattcaccatatacagtgactacagacctaccagctcatgtaAACAGACCAGAGTATATCATATTCACCATACACAGTGACTacagacctaccagctcatgtacACAGACCAGAGTATATCATATTCACCATACACAGTGACTacagacctaccagctcatgtacacagaccagagtatatcatattcaccatataaagtgactacagacctaccagctcatgtacacagaccagagtatatcatattcaccatatacAGTGACTACTgacctaccagctcatgtacacagaccagagtatatcatattcaccatatacAGTGATTacagacctaccagctcatgtacACAGACCAGAGTATATCATATTCACCATACACAGTGACTacagacctaccagctcatgtacacagaacagagtatatcatattcaccatatacAGTGATTacagacctaccagctcatgtacacagaccagagtatatcatattcaccatatacAGTGATTacagacctaccagctcatgtacacagaccagagtatatcatattcaccatatacAGTGACTACTgacctaccagctcatgtacACAGACCAGAGTATATCATATTCACCATACACAGTGACTacagacctaccagctcatgtacACAGACCAGAGTATATCATATTCACCATACACAGTGACTacagacctaccagctcatgtacACAGACCAGAGTAGATCATATTCACCAAACACAGTGACTACTgacctaccagctcatgtacACAGACCAGAGTATATCATATTCACCATACACAGTGATTacagacctaccagctcatgtacacagaccagagtatatcatattcaccatatacagtgactacagacctaccagctcatgtacacagaccagagtatatcatattcaccatatacagtgactacagacctaccagctcatgtacacagaccagagtatatcatattcaccatatacAGTGATTACTgacctaccagctcatgtacACAGACCAGAGTATATCATATTCACCATACACAGTGACTacagacctaccagctcatgcAGACAGACCAAAGTATATCATATTCACCATACACAGTGACTacagacctaccagctcatgtacacagaccagagtatatcatattcaccata
Proteins encoded in this window:
- the LOC137405458 gene encoding dynein axonemal assembly factor 6-like, which encodes MEFGPSAINALADLVAPKVDSDSEEDMPSNYYAKLTPGNIGPAKVTEESTQKATKLAERQSDSKEIWDADEVNDGSQYDDVYDTRQRPDYDIIYKQAVSSEDMYLGMGNKTPATASCEDMVINVKLPGTEFKSMNVDLTDKHLSIRSPKYRLGLHLPHPCDSKLGKAQWLSETHILKITVKLKREYDMFNF